From the Carya illinoinensis cultivar Pawnee chromosome 4, C.illinoinensisPawnee_v1, whole genome shotgun sequence genome, one window contains:
- the LOC122307462 gene encoding uncharacterized protein LOC122307462, which yields MQFVHSPSKNQSSRLINIIVTSCSVCLLYLLVSIFLSGSSKIVPTYSPSGDISAPTSLEHIVFGIASSKKSWPNRKEHVRLWWKPLQTRGCVFIESPLPDDDKNVSRKDGTSLPPLCISQDTSKFRYTCKNGLRSAIRVARVVSETVALNHSDVRWYVFGDDDTIFFPENLVKTLSKYDHGLWYYIGTQSESVQQNMAFGFRMAFGGAGLAISSPLARVLAKVFDSCIERYPHLYGSDSRIYSCLAELGVGLTHEPGFHQVDIRGDMFGLLAAHPVTPLVSLHHLDHLRPIFPNMTTTEAITHLFEAVNVDSQRILQQTICYDKWFSWTISVSWGYAVQIFPNHMFLPDVLHAQETFWQWKNGNLPGGIYMFNTRKLHPDPCDRPTIFFLDTISSNWDGISSIYKKLFVNCSNDVGSPRKLQEIRVFSHKLDLHVKRLQAPRRHCCDVLRSSKSEVMEIGIRECKEEELIHMH from the exons ATGCAGTTTGTTCATTCACCATCGAAAAACCAATCCTCTCGGTTGATTAACATAATTGTTACCTCATGTTCTGTATGTCTACTCTATCTTCTTGTGTCAATATTCCTCTCAGGTTCTTCAAAGATCGTACCTACATATTCCCCATCTGGTGATATTTCTGCACCGACCTCTCTTGAGCATATTGTGTTTGGAATTGCTTCTAGCAAGAAATCCTGGCCTAATAGGAAAGAGCATGTTCGGCTTTGGTGGAAGCCTCTTCAGACGAGAGGATGTGTGTTCATTGAAAGCCCTCTACCAGATGATGATAAAAATGTCAGCAGGAAGGATGGTACTTCGCTTCCTCCATTATGCATCTCCCAGGATACTTCAAAATTTCGCTACACCTGCAAGAATGGTCTGAGGTCAGCAATCCGTGTGGCGCGCGTTGTTTCCGAGACAGTGGCTCTGAATCATTCTGATGTGCGTTGGTATGTCTTTGGGGATGATGACACGATTTTCTTCCCAGAGAATTTGGTAAAGACTCTTTCAAAGTATGACCATGGGCTTTGGTACTACATTGGGACTCAGTCAGAGAGTGTACAGCAGAACATGGCTTTTGGCTTTAGGATGGCTTTTGGTGGGGCAGGTCTTGCTATAAGTTCCCCTCTAGCAAGAGTTTTGGCAAAGGTTTTCGATTCGTGTATAGAAAGATATCCACATCTCTATGGAAGTGATTCGAGAATCTACTCTTGCTTGGCAGAGCTTGGAGTAGGTTTGACACATGAACCCGGTTTCCATCAG GTCGATATCAGGGGCGATATGTTTGGTCTGTTGGCTGCACATCCAGTGACACCCTTGGTATCCCTGCATCACCTGGATCACTTGCGCCCAATCTTCCCAAACATGACAACCACTGAAGCTATAACACATTTATTTGAAGCAGTAAATGTTGATTCCCAGAGGATCTTACAGCAAACAATCTGTTATGATAAATGGTTTTCATGGACCATTTCTGTGTCGTGGGGTTATGCTGTTCAAATATTCCCAAACCATATGTTTTTGCCAGATGTTCTCCATGCGCAAGAGACATTCTGGCAGTGGAAAAATGGAAATCTTCCGGGAGGAATCTACATGTTTAATACAAGAAAACTCCATCCCGACCCTTGTGACAGACCTACCATTTTCTTTCTAGATACTATATCTTCCAATTGGGATGGAATCAGCAGCATTTACAAGAAGTTGTTTGTAAATTGCTCAAATGACGTGGGCTCTCCAAGGAAACTGCAGGAAATCAGAGTATTCTCACATAAGCTAGACCTTCATGTTAAACGG TTGCAGGCGCCAAGAAGGCATTGTTGTGATGTTTTGCGCTCTTCAAAAAGTGAAGTGATGGAAATTGGAATCAGAGAATGCAAAGAAGAGGAATTAATTCACATGCATTAA